A region of Dermochelys coriacea isolate rDerCor1 chromosome 1, rDerCor1.pri.v4, whole genome shotgun sequence DNA encodes the following proteins:
- the RRP1B gene encoding ribosomal RNA processing protein 1 homolog B, producing the protein MERVSRFQRAGGRDAFYPAAEGDGGAETMAPAAAAAAAQPPEIQFAQRLAANEKRSRDRAVKKLRGYISLRTQSPAGGFSQEELLKIWKGLFYCMWMQDKPLLQEELASTISQLIHVIQNIEAQHLFIQTFWQTMNREWNGIDRLRLDKYYMLIRMVLRQSFEVLKRNGWDESLIEPFLHLLMKEVIHPESNAPNGIKFHFIDIYLEELAKAGAKELTADQNLKFIEPFCKIAAKSKDRHLMQAVARGIFEAIVDQSPFAIEDLMKELKTSGDGDVELSEGDEAENEPLMTKDKRLSKKSALGIEEQEDLSENADENIGPVLQFNYKAVADRLFELASRKNTPAFNRKRLYKLVKKFQDLAEGIFPQDDFPEDVSTDEDDDTFSRGRRKKKVVKSLEKAKLEKEKEKNGKEASSTEEDASGLQKKRKRRKKRDCQIADSGTADGRSEAGVPDAVEPNKGRAPEASKRKNKSLDQEAAETGIGVIGSGGDGDSCAQNALTDVMQNKRTELKKKNTKLQKVHVKPVSQNGPANANSLWDGSDSATVTTTKMVKKKQKKGTVLLNGVSEQAALQSEQESLQSSLTGEGDFESTLPQKVKLKTKPKLGSLDGFRVSNQKPPSLKKKRKIKEVINSVEMKGFLEAACKKSKKSEIGGTLAPLKKKKAKTGNDFMKFEKTTLPKPVFFRKAKGSLSSTRASMQLNKLQCSSSKKVTFGLNKNMTAEFKKTDKSILVSPEGASRVAFNPEQKPPHGVLKSPGTPTGEPQMKKSFVTPAKKRPTAMDFF; encoded by the exons ATGGAACGCGTCAGCCGGTTCCAGCGGGCCGGCGGGAGGGACGCCTTTTACCCAGCCGCGGAGGGGGATGGTGGAGCAGAGACCATGGctcctgccgccgccgccgccgccgcgcagCCGCCCGAGATCCAATTCGCGCAGAGATTGGCCGCCAACGAGAAGCGGAGCCGGGACCGGGCGGTGAAGAAGCTGCGCGGCTACATCAGCCTCAGGACCCAGAGCCCGGCGG GTGGCTTCAGCCAAgaagaattattaaaaatatggAAAGGACTATTTTATTGTATGTGGATGCAGGATAAACCTCTGCTACAG gaggaACTAGCAAGTACTATCTCCCAACTTATCCACGTCATTCAGAATATAGAGGCTC AGCACCTGTTTATTCAGACCTTTTGGCAAACCATGAACCGTGAATGGAATGGGATAGACAGACTGCGCCTTGATAAATACTACATG CTAATCCGCATGGTTTTGAGGCAGTCCTTCGAGGTACTGAAAAGAAATGGATGGGATGAAAG tctgATTGAGCCATTTCTGCATCTGTTAATGAAGGAAGTTATACACCCAGAGAGTAATGCTCCCAATGGAATAAAATTCCATTTTATTGACATCTATCTGGAAGAACTGGCTAAAGCTGGAGCCAAGGAG CTCACAGCAGACCAGAACCTCAAGTTTATTGAACCATTCTGCAAAATTGCTGCCAAATCTAAGGA tCGTCACCTGATGCAGGCAGTAGCCCGGGGTATCTTTGAAGCCATTGTGGATCAGTCCCCTTTTGCCATTGAAGATCTAATGAAAGAATTGAAAACAAGTGGTGATGGCGATGTTGAGCTGTCTGAAGGAGATGAAGCTGAAAACGAGCCACTAATGACCAAAG aCAAAcgtttatcaaaaaaatctgcaCTGGGCATTGAAGAACAAGAGGACCTTTCTGAAAATGCTGATGAAAACATTGGTCCTGTTCTCCAG TTTAACTACAAAGCTGTTGCTGACAGACTCTTTGAATTAGCCAGCAGAAAAAATACACCTGCCTTTAACAGAAAACGCCTGTACAAATTGGTCAAAAA GTTCCAGGACCTAGCAGAAG GAATCTTCCCACAAGATGATTTTCCTGAAGATGTTTCTACAGATGAAGATGACGATACATTCAGCAGGGGCAGGCGAAAGAAAAAAGTTGTCAAATCCTTGGAGAAAGCcaagctggaaaaagaaaaag AGAAGAATGGAAAAGAGGCATCAAGTACAGAGGAAGATGCCTCAGGACtccagaagaagaggaagaggcgGAAGAAGAGGGACTGTCAAATTGCAGACTCAGGCACAGCTGATGGGAGAAGTGAGGCGGGGGTACCTGATGCAGTTGAACCCAACAAGGGCAGAGCACCAGAAGctagtaaaagaaaaaataaatctctaGACCAAGAGGCAGCTGAGACTGGAATTGGAGTAATTGGCAGTGGAGGTGATGGTGACAGCTGTGCACAGAATGCACTGACGGATGTAATGCAGAATAAAAGGACAGAACTCaagaaaaagaatacaaaacTGCAGAAGGTTCATGTAAAACCTGTATCTCAAAATGGACCAGCTAATGCCAATTCCCTGTGGGATGGCAGTGACTCTGCCACTGTAACTACTACCAAGATggtaaaaaagaaacagaaaaaggggACTGTCTTACTCAATGGCGTATCTGAACAGGCTGCTCTTCAGTCAGAACAGGAAAGCTTGCAGAGTAGCCTTACAGGAGAAGGGGACTTTGAATCCACACTGCCCCAAAAAGTCAAATTGAAGACTAAACCTAAGTTGGGCAGTTTAGACGGGTTCAGGGTCTCAAACCAGAAACCACCATCCctgaaaaagaagaggaagatcaaggaggTGATAAACTCTGTGGAAATGAAGGGATTTCTTGAGGCTGCAtgcaagaaaagcaaaaagaGT GAGATTGGTGGCACTCTCGCTCcattaaagaaaaagaaggcAAAGACAGGGAATGACTTCATGAAATTTGAAAAAACAACTTTACCAAAGCCAGTGTTCTTCAGGAAAGCCAAAGGCAGCCTCTCTTCAACCAGAGCCTCCATGCAG TTAAACAAGCTGCAGTGTTCCAGCTCCAAAAAAGTCACCTTTGGATTGAATAAGAACATGACTGCAG